In Populus alba chromosome 4, ASM523922v2, whole genome shotgun sequence, the genomic window AGTAGGCAACAACAATTGGAGGTCTTGAAACAGTGGGTGGAGCAGAAGAGTATCCTTTTCTTAGGGTACAAACAGTTCTCCTCTATTGTATGTGATGATGGGAAGAACCAAGTGTCAGTTACTTGCCAGGAGATATTGCTAAGAAGAccttcaattctaattttagaTGAAGGCCATACTCCGAGGAATGAGAATACGGACGTGTTACAATCTCTAGCCAAAGTGCAGACGCCTCGTAAAGTTGTGCTGTCTGGAACCCTCTACCAAAATCATGTCAAGGAGGTGTTCAATGTATTGAATCTAGTTCGTCCGAAGTTCCTGAGGATGGATACCTCCCGAGCTATTGTCAAGCGCATCTTGAGTAAAGTAAATATTCCAGGTGCAAGGAAGCAATTCAAAGCAGGTGCAGATGCAGCTTTCTATGACTTGGTAGAGCAAACCATACAGAAAGACCAAGATTTCAAAAGGAAGGTGACTGTTATACGAGATCTGCGTGAGATGACTAGCAAGGTTCTTCATTATTATAAAGGAGATTTCTTGGATGAGCTTCCAGGGCTGGTTGATTTCACTTTGGTGCTGAACCTCAGTTCCAGACAGAAGCACGAGGTGAAAAAGTTGAAGAAGTTGGCAATGAAGTTCAAGAGAAGTTCTGTTGGGAGTGCTGTTTATCTACACCCAAAGTTGAACTCCTCCGAGAACTCTGCCATAACTGATGATATGATGGATAACTTGCTAGAGACAGTAGATGTGAGAGATGGAGTCAAGGCAAAATTCTTTCTCAATATATTAAGCTTATGCGAGTCGGCTGGGGAGAAGCTCCTGGTTTTCAGCCAGTACCTCACACCGttgaaatttttagaaaaacttgTGATGAAAGAAAAGGGCTGGATTTTAGGAAAAGAAATCTTTGTGATCTCTGGCGAGTCAAGTTCTGATCATCGGGAGTGGTCCATGGAGCGTTTCAACAACTCCACCGATGCTAAAGTATTCTTTGGGTCCATCAAGGCATGTGGAGAAGGGATATCACTGGTGGGAGCATCTCGGATAATTATCTTAGATGTTCACCTTAATCCTTCAGTAACTCGCCAGGCGATAGGACGTGCATTCCGACCTGGGCAAACAAAGAAAGTGTATGCATACAGGTTGGTCGCTGCTGATTCACCTGAAGAGGAAGATCATACCACTTGCTTCAGGAAGGAAGCAATTGCAAAAATGTGGTTTGAGTGGAATGAATACTGTGGTTACCAGGATTTTGAGGTGGGGACTGTTGAGTTGGATGACAGTGGAGATTGCTTCTTGGAAAGTCCGCTGGTGAGGGAAGATGTAAAGGTTTTGTATAAAAGGTCAGTGCACATTGGTACCTCTGTAAATTTTCCATAAGCAAATCTCCATTATTTCTCCTCAGATTTTTCCTATATATGTTCCAGGTAGGACCTGGCGATGATAGGGTTGAAGCACTGGAGTTGGTGGAGATAAATTATTACTTCTGACTCAGAAACTGTACATACTTTCTTGGTCCATGGTCTTAAAGCAATGCAGACAGATATCTTAGAAGTTGAAAGCAAGATTGAAAAATAGATGCAAAGTTATCATTTCTGGGCTGTTTATTCCCAACTTGTTTTACTTGTATTTAGGTGGGGAAGAACTTACTGCGCACCTCCAGAATTTTAGCCTTCGTAAATATTCATCAGtgttttttcatagtttttctgTTAAGTGATTGCAAGCAGCTGAAGTATAGGATGCATGTCTTTGTGCTTGTAGCATTCAAAGGTTTTGCGCTCTTAATCAGCTTTGTGACTGATGACTGTACAGGGAACCATGACAGGATGACAAATACGAATTTCCTAGTCTTTAATTATTCTGGTTTAGCAATGTGTTCATCCACTAAATGATCAAAGGAATCGATATGGTTAAGCCTTTCTTGAGCTGCCAACAGAAATTTCATGGAGTTCCTCCTTTTTATTCCCCCCTTCTAGTGGATTTATGTTCCCTGAATTCATTTAGCAGAAACATGGTTCTCTTGTTCACCTAGCCTAGAGGCAACCGTGCAAGTGAGCGttaccaaaataaaacaaaacatcatatgCGAACTTATATACTAAACCCTACTAAATTATGAACTTGATTAACTTCAGCTCAATCATTACCTACCATATTTAAGCTTGAACATCATTAGAAAATCGTCAAAACTTGACAAGAGGAATGGCCAAGGTCTTTGATCCTTTGCTGATTTGCCTTGGCATTTgctctctctattttttggtTTGCTGATTTCAGGCTCATGTCCTCTCACCAATGACATATAGTCAGCCTATGTACAAAAGCATCCAGTACAGTATGTTTTATTTTAcgcagtatatatatatactagccttggtacccgcgctatgccgcgggtcttttttttgtataaaaatattaaaaaaaaacaaaaatttaaaaatcttgagttTGGCTGTAACGCCTgatctaaaagtaatatttataatcgtaataataaaattaaacttgcatgaccaaagtttaagtgagcctaattGCAACACCGGACTTAAGAATGTTGGATGTGGGtttggctataaggtcgtgttataaaaatgtaataattaaataaactaattaaaaaaaacaaagaaaaaaaatcaatagaaaggaaaaaactaatgaagaaaaagaaaaaaaaaacataaattaattgggttaaccctttaaaccaggttatcccgtaaaacctgagatttgcgtaatgaaagtttgataactaaatagaaaaaaaattacgggtttacccagaattaattgggttaacccatcaaaccaagttaatctgtcaagctcaggatacgtatcatgaaagtatggaagtttgataactaaatagaaagaaaattaactttaacaaactaaactaaataaaaaaaataactcgtaaAATCAGGTCAACTTATCAAactcgagatccgtatcatgaaaaatctgataacaaaataaaaaaatttaacattaacaaactaaatcaaacaaaaaaattcatttaaaaaaaattaaattctatttagttatcaaactttcatgacgcaaatcccaAGTTTTACTGGATAacttggtttaaagggttaacccaattaatttaatttctttttctttttcttcattagtttttctctttaattttattttaattaatctatttaattatcaaacttttatgacacgaccttatagccagacccacatccaatattcttgggtccggtgttacagtgaggctcacttaaacttgggtcatgcaagtttaattttattattaatattataaatattactctgcaacgcctgacctaaaaaataatatttataatattaataataatattaaacttgcatgacccaagtttaagtgagggTGACTGCAATATCAGATCCAATAGTCTTGGAtgtaggtctggctgcaaggtcatgtcatataagtgtgataattaaatagattgattaaaagaaaaaaaaaacaaacagaaaaaaaaaactaatgaagaaaaaaaaattaattaactggattaacccgtcaaatttggaattcgcatcatgaaagtttgataactaaataaatgaaaaaattaacgggtttaccTAAAGTTAACTGAGTccacccatcaaaccaagttaacccgtcaagtcaggatacatgttatgaaaatctgataatttaaatagaaaaaatgttaCGAAGAGAAGACTGAATTGGAAAAAACGTAAAGAAAAAcacattataaattttaaaagcatttaatACAGAATCATAATGATGTCAAAACATGATAATGATGTCGAAACATGATGATGTTGCTTTTGTAAGTTAAATATTCTTCAATCTGCTTTGAAgagtataataataagaaaaggcTGTGGCAAATTAACGGAAAgagaacaaaaatcaagaagtgGACATTTGCAAAGCATTTAAATGAGCAGCAAACTAAAGCTTTCCCTATTCAAATCATCATGATCTCATCTTGTCACACAGCACCtcgaaaagaaaattctcatcTTGTCATACAACACTTGGAAAGCTATAACTTTTCCTATTTAAATCATCATGGTCTCATCTTATCACACAACactttgaaagaaaattatcatCTTGCCACACAACacttaattcatcaaaaaaaacaaaaaaaaataaaaacaaaaaaaaataagacagttaaataatataatataatatattaataatgagtaaatGAGAcgtgaaaaagaaaacactttcattcactgatgcttaggaataatataatataataatacaaataaataacacaaaatacaACCACACCCATTcactattttaatttcttttctttttctttttcttttttattttcttctacatccacaatacaaatacaaatacaaatacaaattcaaaataaataaataaaaatacaccaacacacacatccccttttttattattattttcttttcttttcttttacattcacatattacaaatttaaaataaatgaacaaaaattacattaaaactttaaaatttacaaaatgatCCCTCAAAACTCCCGAATTTGCACGGAAGGACTTTCTGGGTATGCATGAACAGTGACGGCGCGTGGAACCACAcaccaccgccactggcggcgcgtgggttcatgCGCCGTCGTGAAGAAACTTGGGAACAGCAGATCCCGAAGGGCTTGTTCTTCTCTGTCTTCGCCGGCATGACCTGCAACAATCAAAGGCGCACATAACAGTtgattttactttgtttttttcttttagatcagtttcgttttttcttttttagatctgcaatcaaatccttctaTTCCTGGTGGCTAGTCCTTCCTTCTTCAGATGGTGGCTCTGTCGGAGGCGGGAGCGTTGGAAATCGGAGCCACGAGCGGTGGTGGCTGCTGATctgtggacggcgctgctgTGGCTGGTCTGTTGGTACTGTTGAAGCTGGGTCGGTCGAGAGAGGGGAGGACGCTGGAGGTGGCTGAGAAACCAGAGGACGAAGGAGCGGCGCTGCTGTAGTGGACGGTGCTGCTTCGCCGTTGCTGTTGAGGGAGGAGAAGGCTGGTCTCCGTCCGGTTCGCCTTTTGCTCCTGCAACTGAGAAGGTAAAGGGGCTGTTGTGGTCCAAAGGCTAAAGGAAAATGGGGGAAAGAGGAGTGAAATTAAGGGCTGTGTCGATGGCTCTGTGTTGATGAATGGTGGCGGCTTCTTCGTGGGCTGAGTTTGGCTGGCGAGAAGAAGGAGAACCGTGGGGAGCtccagtgaagaagaagaagagaaaagctgAAGAGGGCGGTCCGGTGAGGAGAAACAATTCAAACCCCGGGGAGGTGGCTgtgcttggtttttttaaagagaggagGGGCTGCagcgttttcttcttctttgttttttttgtgatatttaaCTAATGAGTATAGGGagacgtgaaaaaaaaaaaatacttttattcaTTGATGTACAGTAAGCGTGAATGTACAGTAAGAGTGAACAGTAGATGTACAGTAGATGTGCAGTGAACGTGTACAGTAAGcgtgggaaagctacagtgtttccccacgcgttttagagttctttaataaataataatttaaaaaacctgATTTCAACGTCACCCAAATATTCTCTAAAAAAGTGAGGAATcccaccaaaaaaaagaaaagaaaaaaagagccaATCCTGCTTAAAAATCACAACGTTTCATAGGCTAAACTCTACTAAATTGTGAACTTGGTTAACTTCAGCTCATGAATCGTTACCTACTACTATTTAAGCTTTAAAATACATCATCTTGACAACAAGAATAGCAAAGGTCTGTGATCCTATTGCTGATTTACCTCCTTAGTTGTGGGTCtatatctttttcttcttcttgttcagGCTACTCTTGTCCTCTCACCCCGTGTACCAGTAATCATCAGCAAGCTCTGTCCAGCTAGTACCCCTTCCCTTTTCAATCAAAAGCAGACCACCACATTGAAAATGTGAGAGTGAAAGGGAATCACTTTCGACTACCCTTCAGTCCCTCTTAAACATGGTCACGGTGATGTAAATTTATCATATGCACCGCACCCATGGTTCATGCTCATCAATTCTTACTTGTAGCTTCTTTTTGTTACAAAAAAATGGAGGTGGGtttgttgttgcttttttcTCAAGGATTAAAGGTTTATTGCAATGGAAATTTATGTTTTCGAAGAGcggatttcatttcttttctccgAAGCTGATTGAAGAGGAACCTTTTAACTTTTTCTAATTTCTCAAATCAGAGAAACTTCAAGAactctttttttcccccctccaaaaacaggaaaaaaaaatatggatcgAACCTTTCTTTTGTTGCTAACAAGTCGAggggttttcttgttttttcttttttcttttttactttcagCGTGATTGAGAGTTTAGACTTGCTAGTGTCAATTCCAAAGACTACGGATAAGGATAACTTGAACTTGTTAAGTAATTACTGAAAGAGACCTGAAAGCGGTCAATTTATGCtctctttttggtttttaacgTTCAGAATGAGCAGAACAAGGTGTTTTCAGTAGTGTCTGTACTGGTCAATTGCTTTAATTTTGTCTGCAATTCCGATTGCTCATTTAAGGTTTCTTCATAACATCAAATTGGTAGCAGGAGGATATCCTGAAGTACACGAAAGAAGGAAAATTATGTCCGAAGGAGAGGAGAGATGCGGGATAAAAGAGATTTGAAgccagaaaagaaagaaaagaagaagctaagaaGAGGAAGCCAACGACAGATAAAAGGACgctgaagaagagaagaatggGGGTTGTAAAAGTCTCcaactcttaaattttattcaattcaacAAAACTTATTAACATTTAGATAAAAAAGATTAACATACAAATATTAAGATTGTAACCAGAATAAAGTTTATaacttactaaataaaatatctaataataactaaattaaacccattaaacaaatttaaataaaatccaataaataaGGGTTGAGTTATCCCTTGTCACCACAGATCATACAAACATGTGAAACATGTCTCGGGCCTAATATCCCCATCAACTCTCCCGGGGTTGGAAAAAACTTGACCCCATCAAGTATTATTCAAAACTGCTCCAATAATGCTCCCAAAGTAAGGATCAAGCTACTATGATgtctctttaataattttagtataGTATGAATATAGTCGTCTAGCTTATATACTAAGATTCATTGAAGTTCAACATCCCTAGTAAAAGcaacttgtgcattcaaagtaGAATTAATGTGTTTCTTTTGTGCCAAAGATAAAGATAATGGGGCAAGGATTTCAAAGGGATCATTAGAGATAAACtgttgtgttttatatataacaagGTATTTCATGTCAAAAGTAAagataatatcaaagtttagtgacaatttaataacataactatttgattcaatcatttgcaacactttgaATGATCTAGCACTATTCACTTGCAATTTATGATTGGTTTTCAAATGACATCGTTTAGGTCTAATCTGTAACGAAATAATCTCTAACATTAAACACATCATGATACTTATGTAAATCagcttaaaatttatattaatcattacttgcttgaatttgttttgtgaTTTCAACATTAATAATCTCCAAATATTATTGATCATTTATTACttgttttcaaatcacatcattCAGGTCtaatatatcatgaaataatcttcAACATTAAGTAAATCATGATACTTATGTAAATTAGCTCAAATTTTGTATTAATCattatttgtttgaatttgttttatgatCTCAACATACAAGTAATAAACTCTACACATAAAAAACTCAGTTAAATCAAATATTCAGATATTTTAGAGTGAGGAGACATAGAAAGAAAATCTACAAGCTTCTTAGGTTTGTAACTATGAACATACATGACTGGTGGTGTGAAGTAGAACAAACACTATTTAAAGCTTTAGTAGATATAATTTACACATAACCTAGTAAATTAGGATTTTCTTCACCTTTCTCGTCACATGTCATGGGTAAGGGATCAAGAAGCTCAACATGTTGCTCTAACCTATAATGTGCTGGACATCAAGCATAGTGGATGAGGAATCAATAAGCTTGGAAGGCTACTTAAAATCTATGACAAGCTGGGTGTCAAGTATAGTGGTCAAGGAATTAGGGAAATCATAATGAAAATTATCTTGAAACTCTCTCGTCATTACAGTTACCTCTTCAAGCAACTTTACTAGAGAGTCTTCAAAAGCTCCTACAACTAAATGAGACACAATTGACTCATTTACAACTAAAGAGTTATTAACCATATTATAAGACACAACTAAATGAGTCAGAACCTTATTGTTAAACTCTTTTGGacctattatattaattatatttacttTCTTAGGTTGTTCCGCTAaaaagtttattgaaatttcttttacaACTAAACCAAACATAATAGGTTATTCCTTAACCTCATTTTCAAACTCCTCTTAACTCATTGTATTAAGTCCTTGTTCATTCACATTGtcctttttcttgttcttattGCTAAGTATTAGTGGTAATCCAATGAGTTTGATCTTTctacctatataaaaaaaaagaacatgaatttgATCGACTAGAAATGATAATGTCTAAATCATATATCCATAACCTACCCAAAATGATATGTAAACCCCTAGGTAATAtccttgataataataaaagtcaatattaagaaaaataggggaaatgataaattaaattataagaatgataatagatttgataatttgaaataaaattttttgtgtaggtgttaaaaataaataataataataaataaatacaaaaatgctaataaatttttaatagaagTGAATTACACAGAATTGAAAGTACAAGTGTGTAACTTAGTGAGATTCAAAATAGCTTAGGTAAAATTTAGTATAAATAGGTGTCAagatttaagaaattttaaatgaaaatcataaaagttattattaaaaGACATAGAAGGAATTTGTAAAAAGATtatgtatatatgtgtgtgcgTGCAGGAAagaatatagaaaaagaaaaaagaaaacttgatttttttcaaaaagaaaatgagaagcaTTAGGCTAAGAGAAGGGAAAAATCAAAGCTATGGAAAATTACTCAATTTAAAGTGTTAAGGCTTTGACTATTGCTTGGTCAGGTtctctaacacttttaaataagatttttgaagAATTCATgctttaaattgattgaagttTGTGAAATTAAAATTAGGGTTCTTGATAAATTTTAGAGAAAGTTGAAATTGATTGTGAAATTGTATTAAGATTATTGAAGTGAGTAGAGAAAGTAAGAAATTATGGTAATTGAAGCAAAGTTTAAGATGTTCTTGAAGAAGGAATTTTTGgccaaataataacaataataataataaaatttaagaattttgatAAGATGGTAAGATTGTATAgacaagagatgaaattaatgtTAAAGAGTAAATAgaacatgaattttttatgattttttttagtttaaatttcagccaagaacaaataaaataatatatatatatatatatatatatatatatatatatatatttgaatggtGAAATGAATTTTGTTAGAATATGGGAATTTGAAGAATAGgaagaaaatttacaaaaataaagaaggaaattttcatgtttctctTTAAATCTAATTTGTTGGCAAATGAAAGGATAAGGGGAAGGATTTCATTTATTAATTGTGTCAATATGAAaagtagaataaataaaattagttaaaagtTTGATATGAATGAATAAATTACTTGACGATTAAGCTCGAGCTGAAGTTTCCTGTTGTGATGTTGGTCTAGCAATCTCTTCTAGATCGACAAGAATatcacatcattttttttacatgtacaATATACATGGAAAGTAGAATAATGTTATTAGTTAAAGTTTGATATGAATGAATAAACTTAATTAAGGAGTgagaaaagaatatatatatatatatatatatatatatatatccttaacGTTCTTAGGTTGACCTTGAATTATTAACCTTTGCCATTGAATTATTGATCCTTGGATGtgttttgttaaatattattttaaaaacaaatgcatgCATAATAGGTTATCCTGAGTGCGGGGTTGtaaagttaacccgagttagcTTGTATTTTcattctaagttttttttatttaactttggtaATTTTTGTCATTACAATAACGGGTTGGTAAAGTTAACTcgggttttttaaatttttttttttttaactttgttttgtttgctaAGTGCTTCTTAAAGTTTGATATGAATgaataaacttattttattaatgttctTAGGTTAACCTTGAATTATTGACCTTTGCCATTGAATTATTGATCCTTGACGtgttttgttaaatattatttaaaaaacaaatgaacgCATGATGGGTTATCCCAAGTGCGGGGTTGTAAAGTTAACCCAGGTTAGTTTGCATTTTCActctaagttttttattatttaactttggtaATTTTTGTCAATTGCTTCTTTTGaaagtctaatttttttatgggtttgttttttcaatttcattgttttGCATGGAATAATTTTCccttgaattttgttattttttttgttttctttttatttggttattacaGTGATGGGTTAATAAAGTTAACTcgaggtttttaaaaaaaaaaatttttattgaattttgttttgtttgctaagtgcttctttaaaaaaaaatttatccccATTTGATATTGCGGATtctgaatttataaaattaaattaagttaacttgagtttgattttttagcattatatttttagattgttttttcatcttagacattaaattattaaatcttgaattattattttttttaacgtaTTGTTTCAGTTTTATATCGGGAGTGATACTTCGATAAATTTAGGGTTATCATGctttgaatattaattttttacccTGAGATAATTTAGAAAGGCCGCAGCATACGGGTCACCTGTCTAGTTACAGCTAAAAACTGACggaaaagtaaaaacaaaaagaagactCTCTCGGCCAAATCTAGATGTTGCGGATTTTCCAGCATCTGATCTGCTGTGATGGATGCTGAACTGATCGGTTGATCTTGCTGGTGGTGAAGAAGGGTCGTGGCTGTCTGTGATGAGACTGGTGGTTGAATGGGCATCTCTGGTTGAAGAGATAGATAGAAGGCTTCTTTCAAGTTGAAAGCTTGTAGCAGTGTGTTGTATAGCTCTGTATCCCAGCACTTTGTACCTTGCAGATTAACACCTGCAATTTATATTCCTAACTGTGATTCCTATATCATTTGGAGGTACTGCTCGTCTTCTATGCAGTGTTTGAGGTAGCACTTGCATATTGCTGCATAAAAGGCTTTACATCTTTGCAGTGGATTTGGAAATTCTCATTTTGTATGTCAGAATCATTGGTCATACTCGATCAAGTTTTTCAACTGTCTTAGATTGCCTCCTGttgtaatttaataaaagagATTCTTCTTTCGATGGGATTTTGCTGCAAATCCCTCTACCAATGAACACGTGAAGAAGGAAGGATAGTCAGGAATGTGATCATTCCTTTTTCATGAGGGATGATAATGGTTATGTTTGTCGCATTTGTGGAATTATTCATAGGAGCATTTGTGGAATTATGTTAGTCGCATTTGACAGGATCTTATGCTCGTGAGCCTAAGAATATCCAAGACAGAGAGTCTGCTGATCTTACTCCATTTGATGCTAAACTTCCTGGAAATAAGTTGATGGAGACTGAAATTTCTGTTCATCCGAAGcataggaaaaaaatgaaagcccATCAAGTGGAGGTCTTTAAGTTTCTCTGCAGCAATCTGTTGGCTGATGATCCAGGGGGCTGCATTTTAGCCCATGCTCCAGGTTCAGGGAAGACATTCATGGTCATCAGCTTTATAAAAAGCTTCCCGGCCAAGAATCCTGATGGCAGACCACTAGTCGTAATGCCTAAAGGAATCTTAGCTACCTGGAAGAAGGAATTTGCGACATGGCAAGCTGAGGATATTCcgttaattgatttttactcATCAAAAGCAGATAAACGGTCTCAGCAACTGGATGTTTTGGAACAATGGGTAAAACAAAGGAGCATCTTGTTTTTAGGTTATAAGCAGTTCTCCGTCACAGTTTCTGACAATGTGAGCAACAAGGTGGCTGCTGACTGCAAAGATGTACTGCTAAAGGTCCCCACCTTGCTTATTCTTGATGATGGTCATCTTCCAAGAAATGAGGAAATTGAGGTTCTTCAATGTCTTGTGCAAGTTCAAACCCCTCTGAAAGTGATACTTTCAGGAAAACTATACCAAAATCATGTCAAATAGGTATTCAACATTCTGAACCTTGTTCGGCCGAAGTTTCTGAAGTTTAAAACTTGCAGAGAAATTGTTAATCGCATCATGATCAGAGTGCAGATACCAAAAATGAGGAGTCATACTGGTACAGATTCAGCTTTCTTTGACTTGGTAGAGTACACACTACAGAATGATGAAGATCTCAGAACAAGAAAGGCTGTCATACAAAATCTCCGTGAGATGACCTGCAAAAGTCCTCCATTTCTATAAACGAGATTTCCTTGATGAGCTACCCGGGCTTGTTGATTTCACTGTTGTGCTAAATCTCAGTGCAAGACAGAAAAATGAAGTTCTGAGGTTAAGGAAGTTGAGTAAATTCAAGCAAACTTCTGTAGGAAGTGCTCTGTATATGCACCCAAAGCTAAAATGCTTTTTAGAGAAATATCCAGCAAGTGGAGAAAGAGGTTTAGCTGGTGATGATGTAAGGATAGATACAGTTCTGGATGAGTTGGGCTTGGAGCAAAACCGaagttttttctcaatttactGGGCCTCTGTGAGTCAACTGGTGAGAAGCTACTGGTTTTCAGTCAGTATATCATGCCTCTGAGACTTTTGGAGAGATTGTCGGCAAAGATAAAGGGCTGAAGTCCTGGAAAAGAGCTCTTTATAATTAAAGGTGGCTCAAATGCGGGGAACATGGAGCGCTTTAATGGTTCCCCAGATGCCA contains:
- the LOC118039719 gene encoding protein CHROMATIN REMODELING 35 isoform X2: MFCQCGEVSDNVGRRIQGEVASLTGEPDSKKDKGVYVGVEDGEVDTEIKDDGLGDIWKEMSFALECSKDVVENSLSDENMGEDEDYCDHSFVLKDDIGYVCRICGVIERAIDTIIEIQFNKVKRNTRTYISDSQNAKDRYSNGTVGADLFEEDLMVTDIPAHPRHMKQMKPHQVEGFNFLRNNLVADNPGGCILAHAPGSGKTFMIISFMQSFLAKYPHAKPLVVLPKGILPTWKREFQIWQIEDFPLYDFYSVKADSRQQQLEVLKQWVEQKSILFLGYKQFSSIVCDDGKNQVSVTCQEILLRRPSILILDEGHTPRNENTDVLQSLAKVQTPRKVVLSGTLYQNHVKEVFNVLNLVRPKFLRMDTSRAIVKRILSKVNIPGARKQFKAGADAAFYDLVEQTIQKDQDFKRKVTVIRDLREMTSKVLHYYKGDFLDELPGLVDFTLVLNLSSRQKHEVKKLKKLAMKFKRSSVGSAVYLHPKLNSSENSAITDDMMDNLLETVDVRDGVKAKFFLNILSLCESAGEKLLVFSQYLTPLKFLEKLVMKEKGWILGKEIFVISGESSSDHREWSMERFNNSTDAKVFFGSIKACGEGISLVGASRIIILDVHLNPSVTRQAIGRAFRPGQTKKVYAYRLVAADSPEEEDHTTCFRKEAIAKMWFEWNEYCGYQDFEVGTVELDDSGDCFLESPLVREDVKVLYKR
- the LOC118039719 gene encoding protein CHROMATIN REMODELING 35 isoform X1 — protein: MEGTPNILPLKRAGSNESHVKGNKRMKETKEKVTDYAKPFAIRGLLERLDSGRYGSVTDDIRSLFNRRAQLIPPFLAMHPTQSNEPRGRGMIFGEEKCNVIDLDDDEIEGGGDSVGNVAVGRTPVVVIDSDDDESNENRMVGHFQVIVLPKPERQFSTDVMVSDNVGRRIQGEVASLTGEPDSKKDKGVYVGVEDGEVDTEIKDDGLGDIWKEMSFALECSKDVVENSLSDENMGEDEDYCDHSFVLKDDIGYVCRICGVIERAIDTIIEIQFNKVKRNTRTYISDSQNAKDRYSNGTVGADLFEEDLMVTDIPAHPRHMKQMKPHQVEGFNFLRNNLVADNPGGCILAHAPGSGKTFMIISFMQSFLAKYPHAKPLVVLPKGILPTWKREFQIWQIEDFPLYDFYSVKADSRQQQLEVLKQWVEQKSILFLGYKQFSSIVCDDGKNQVSVTCQEILLRRPSILILDEGHTPRNENTDVLQSLAKVQTPRKVVLSGTLYQNHVKEVFNVLNLVRPKFLRMDTSRAIVKRILSKVNIPGARKQFKAGADAAFYDLVEQTIQKDQDFKRKVTVIRDLREMTSKVLHYYKGDFLDELPGLVDFTLVLNLSSRQKHEVKKLKKLAMKFKRSSVGSAVYLHPKLNSSENSAITDDMMDNLLETVDVRDGVKAKFFLNILSLCESAGEKLLVFSQYLTPLKFLEKLVMKEKGWILGKEIFVISGESSSDHREWSMERFNNSTDAKVFFGSIKACGEGISLVGASRIIILDVHLNPSVTRQAIGRAFRPGQTKKVYAYRLVAADSPEEEDHTTCFRKEAIAKMWFEWNEYCGYQDFEVGTVELDDSGDCFLESPLVREDVKVLYKR